From the genome of Pelosinus fermentans DSM 17108:
TTGAATTTGGTATTCGTTGGGCAGTATCCGTCTTGTGATGCGCCCATTTTTGTCATAGACAGTCCTTGTTATACCGCCGTTTTTACCGATATGCTGGGTCTCCCGGTTGAGGAGGTCGTATTCGTAGGTTTCTTCGACGCCGTTAGCATCTTTGACTTTAACAATGTTGCCTGCCTTGTCGTAGGTGATTTCCATCTTGTTTTCGATGCCGTTTTCTTTGTCTTTGTGGATTTCGGAGATTAAGCGGTCGGCGGCGTCGTATTGGCGTTCAATGATATAGCCGGCCGGGGTTGTGATTTTGATGACGTTACCGGTTTTGTCAAGCTCATAGCAGGTCCGGGCCGTGAAGTCGCCGCTGCCTGCCCGGTCGGCGCGCTGCTCGATTTCGATGAGTCTGCCCGCCGCGTCGTAATGGTATCGCAGCATCTGGTAGGCGGTTTCGTTGATTTTCCGCTTTTCGTAGGTTCGTTGACTGAGGCAGTTATAGCCATATTCGATGGTTGCGCCGGTGTTGTCTTTGACTTCTTTGAGCCGGTTTTGTTTATCATAGGCAAAGTGGAGGCTGAGCACCCGGCCACTGGCGCTGGTTTTATCCTGTTCGTCGAGGAGTCTTCGCTCTTCGATCACATTGCCGGCGTTGTCATATTTATACTGGATAGTCTGGTAGCAAAGCGTTCCGGCAGTTTTTCCGACTGGGATTTGTTTTTCGGTCAGCCAGCCCAGGCAGTTGTAGTGGTAGAGAATGCCCGGCCTGGTTTCGTCGGTGGCCCCTTCCAGGTAGCTTTGTGCGTCGATTTCTTTTACAATATTGCCGGCCAGGTCATAGATATAGGCTTTTTCTACTACGCCCCCGGGACCCGTAATTTTTGTGAGACGGCTCCTCTCATCGTAGGCATAGGTGTAGCCCGGCCCTTCGTCGGTAGTTTCGTTGTAGTCTTCCGGCAGAATTTTTTTGACGATATTGCCACCAGCGTCGTACTGTAGCCGCTCAATGCCGCCATCGGGGTAGCGAATTTTGATTTTACGGTTATCACTGTCATATTCGTTTTCGATGCCCGTTCCGTCTTGGCTAGGTTCGTCGTAGGTGTTGGGATGGATTTCTTTGACGATGTTTTCTTCGGCGTCCCGTATTGTCGCTACGGTGTTGCCGAGGGGGTCGATGGTAGCCACGAGTTTGTCGAAAGCATCATGGATGTAGCGCCAGCCGGGGCCGCTGTGGCTTTTCTCGTGATACTGGTTGGGCCGGATTTCTTTGATCCGGTTTCCCAGCTTGTCATAGTCGTTTTTCCAGGTGTTGCCTAGGGCGTCGATGACCAGCGTCCGGTAGTCGAGATGATTGTAGCCGTATTCTTTTCTTCCCAAAACGCTTTCCACCGCCATCAGCCGGCTTGCAGCGTCATATTGGTAGGTGAATGTATCACCTTCGGCGGTGGTGATGCTTTGGGGTTTGTTTTGGTCTTCGGCATAGTCATAGGTTGTCGGGTTGCCGCTTCCGTCAGTGTAGCTGACCATTCTTCCTTTGGCATCATAAGCGTAGCGGACGGTTTGCCAGCGTTCGCCTTCGATCCGGTTCTTGACTTCCACCAGATTGCCTCTTTCGTCGTAACGGTAGCGGATGTCGATTCCGCTGGTGTCGCTTTCAGCGAGTTTTCGGCTGGCCGCGTCGTATTCAAGGGTATGGATGAGTCCGTTGGGCCATATTTCCGCCGTCAGTTGGCTTTCTTCGTTGTAAGTGTAACGGGTTTCGTGACCGCGCCGGTCTTTTTGCCAGAGAATGTTTTCTTTGTCGTCGTACTTGGTTTCTTCTGTCGTTCCGTCAGCGTAGCGGATGGTTTCTACAAGATGGCGCCGGTTGTAATAATAGCAGGTGCGCTCCTCGTTGTGCGGCTGGGTGACGGTGGTCATCCGGTCCTGTTCCTGATAAAAGAAGAGCGTTTCGGCTCCGTTTGCGAGGGTTTGCCGGATGACACGCCCCTGGCCGTCGTATTGGTTGGAAACATAGCGATGACCGTTCTGGTCGGTGATGGCCGCGATAAAGCCCTGGTCGGTGTATTCGTATGTAACAGTCCCATCGTTAGGGTAGGTAACTTCGGTGAGGAGTTCCCCCTGGTAACGGTAGCGGATGCTTCGTCCAAGCATGTCGCGGATTTGGGTCAGTTTGTCATTTTCATAGGTAAACTGCAAGGTCTGGCCGCTCGCCAAAGTGACTTGGCTAATAAAGGAGCCGGTGTATTCGATTTTCACCCGGTTGCCATTCTTGTCCGTGATGGCAGTCAGCCGTCCGAATTCGTTGTAGTCCCAGGTTTTCTTTTCCCGGATGAATTGAAGGCGGTAGCCATGTTTTTCTTCGGTGAGTACGAGCGACCGGTCGCCGCCGCGCCGGTTTTGGTAGATGCCGTCTTGTTGTTCGAATGTTTCGATATGAAGATCGGGCAGGAGGATGCGAACCTGGTTTTGGCGTCGCTCAATCCGGCTGCCCAGGCTTAACAGCCAGCGGCTGCCCAGATGCTGGTGTTTGTTTTGGTAGAGGGATTCGTAGCTTCGGGTGAGGACGAAGTCTTCGCCGAGGTCGCTGAGGATGAGGTCGGTCATCCGGAGGCTGAAGGAACCGTTAACGACGTTGACCGGATCTTTGAGACATGTTTCTTTTGTGGGTATACGTCCTTGGGTATCCGGTCCGTTGTGGCCGCCGTGTTTGTTTTCTCCGCCTGCCTTCTCGTGGCCGACTTTTTCTTCTCTGCCTTTTCTTCTGCGGCTTGCCGCCGAGCCTACAATTGCCGCGTTTTGCAGGGTATCAAAGAGCAGGTTGAGCGATTCCGGGTCGTTAAAGCTGAAGGTGCCGTCTATGATTTTCCGGCCCAGGTCGCTGATGCCGTCTTTGGCCCGCATCAGCGCGTTGAAGCCCATGGCTCCCATGATGAGCCGCTCGACGGTCTGGATGGCTTTGGCCGCTTTGGCCGTCTTGGCGATGGTGCCCGCGACTTTGGCTCCCGCCACCGCGAGTTTGAGCCCTTTGCCCGCCACGTTCGCGCCCGGGACAATGCACCCTATGAGGGAGCACGCCGCGCCGAAGTAGTCGCCCCGTGCCAGCGAGATGGCCGCGTTGAGTCCGTTGGCCAATACATTGAGTCCCGGGATGCAGCCGGCAATATCGAGCAGTACCTGGACTCCGTTGAGCGCGGCGTCGAGAAGTGACGGCGCACTTAGGGTAGTGTGTTTGTTTTTGTTGTAGCCCAGTTGCCGGAACGCCGGTGTGCTGATTACGATGGCTCCGCCGCTGAGTTTGAGTTCGCTCGCCCCAATCCCCAAACTGCAGTTTTCGAAGCCATACAGCATGAGGGATTCGGCCGACGGTCGTTCTGCTTTTTTTTCCGGTGAGGCCGGCGCGGTTTCTCCTCCCCCGCCACCGCCTCCGCCGCCGAAGATGGTTTGGACGTTTTTTACGAAGGCCGGAATTTCCACCGCTATGGCCCCCACACCATTACTAAAGCTGTCCACAATATCCGCGCCCATTTGCTTGAGGATTTCCTGCCCGGAATTGTAGGGCTTGCTGCCGCCCCCAGCCATGTACAGGGCCGCTCCCTGTGTATGCCCGGCATCGTATTTGCCTTGCGCCGCTGTGATTTCGCCTTCGGGGATGGCGCTTTTAGCCGCTACCAGCTTGAGTCGTTTGTCGGCCTGGATGTGGATATCCTGGGTGCTTTTGATGACAATGCCCCCGGCGTCGGTCATTTCGATGAGCGCCTGGCTGCCACCGCCCTGGTCGTACGCGCCCCGCGCCGCTACGAGTTCGCAGCTGCCCGGGGTCATTTTGAGCATTTTATTGGTCGAATTCATCATTTTACTCGCGGGATCGACGTAGTCCCCGTGTGACGCGCTGTTGGCTCGCCGGCTCCCCAAGGCTACCGCTTTGCCGTTATTTTCGTAGTAGACGAAGACTTCGTCGCCTTCGTCCGGCATGGAGTAGAAGTAGTTGTTCATAGTATTTTCAAACGGCAGCCACATAGCGGTGGCTTCGTCCTGCTCGGCGTCACAGTAAAAATGTACTTTTATTTGCGTACCCTGCACCCGGATGATTTTCCCTTTGATGGCGTCTCTTTGGTTAAGCGCACCAGCGCTCTTTTCCCTGTCCGGCCGGCAGCCTTCGGGGTGCGCCAGGGTCAGGCGATTTTCCGCAGTTTCGCCTACGCTGACGATTTCGCTCCGCTGGCTCCAGCGCACTCGTTCCCCTTGGCTTTCGAGCTGGTAGCCTGCTCCGATTGTCAGGTCATAGCTTGTCCTACCTTCGGTTTCAAATTGACAGGCTTCGGCCTGGTCGTCGATATTTTGTTGGATTTGGATGTATTTCAGGATGTCTTTACCGCTGTCAGCCGGTTTTTTCTTGGTTTCGACCCCCATTTCTTTGCGGGCAAAGGGATAGGTGCCCACGGCGAGACGCAGCAAATCCGATTTGCTGTCGGCAAAGAGGTAAGCTCCGTACTGGTTGGCGATCCGCCGCAGAAACTGCCAGTCGGTTTCGGCGTTCTGGTAGAGCATTTGCTCGATTTGGATATCTTCGGCCACTTCCACCTGGATGCCGTAGACCGCCATGACGGTATTGGCCACCTCACTTAGCATTTTGACTGTACTTTGGAAGGTGCGGCTGATTTTCTTCCGATCGGCCAGTACACTCAGGCTTTTGGCTTCGAGGACCAGTTCGCTGTAGTCGGCTTCGTTATTAAGTCCCACGCTTTGGCAGATGCCGACGAATACGTTGGTTCCGTCTGCATCGGTGACTTTGACGGGCGCGTCTTCGAGCTCGAGGACTTCGGCCACTGTCAGCAGGCGTTTACTGATGAGTGTGAGTTGCATATGCCCATGTTCATTGGCTTCGTCCAGGATGTGGATGTGCTTGATTCTTAGGTATTCTTTGGCGAATTCTACTTTCAGCCGCCCTAGTTCCTGCAGTTCTTTTCCCATTTTGGAGTTCCTCCTCTCACTTGCTTGATTTGCGGGTTTTACCTTTTATTGCGAACATCGCTTGGATTTTTTCACCAGCCATTTCTCGTGTCCGAAAAAGCAACACGGTTCATAGGGTCCCAATTGCCTTGCTCCGCACCACCACTACGATTACTTACCCTGCTCTCATTCGGGAGCCTCCCCATATAGTAATAGTCGATAACCAGCGTATGGTTTGTATGCAAGTCAAACATTAACGCATGGTTTAATCCCCAAGGGCTGACAGGGATGTTAGGATCGCCTGTTAAAAGATTCATACTCCCAGGCCTGCCTGCATGGATTGCCTCAATCACAACAGTAGCGCAATTATCCCCAAACAGGATTTCATAGGAACCTTTCGGATCGGAATAGGTAAACGACTGGTGATTCGGCCTCTTATTACTATCATGATAATAAGGCATTTGATTGCCCTCATAGTACTCAATTATTTTTTCTGCTTCGGAAGCAGTCAAACTCAAAGTATAAACGGATATATCCTCCCCATCTTTACGAGTCAAATTCAAATATTCGTCCGCATCATAATATATTCTTAATACACCATCGCCGCTAATAGAAGTTCTTTCTTCTCCATACCGACCATAACTGTATGCTCTCCCATTCACAAGCAATGCTACATGCCCATGATCAATGCCACGAGTAATTGCATTCGAAACAGCAACTTGCACTGACAAGCCATATCCCTCCATTTCTTAAATGATTGATTAAACGCTGATTAATTGCCCGGCGCGAGCCAATTGAGACCGTCCAGACCCCCAAACATCCAGCGATCCTGATATAATAGGCTTAATTCATTCCGACCGTCTACCGGCACAACAATCAACTGTCTTGCTATTGTTCCATCCACATCTACCCCTTCATCAAACGCAATATATTTTTTATCCGGGCTTACTACGAGCTGACTCTCTATGCGAATATCCTTAATGTTTTTTCTTGCTCCGGATTCAATATCATAGAAGATCAATCTCTTGGTTTGATTATCATAATAGAACATGCTTTTTCCGGCGGCATACCAAACAGGAAACCTGCCTTCCGCCAGTTTTCTGCGATTGCCGGCGGCATCTATCATCTCAATCGAGCCACGATCTACGAAAAAGAGCGATTTGTAAATCCAAGGTTTCTCTATAACGACAAATACCAGCGAGCCGTCCGGTAACGTTTGTACCCTGCTGTTCTCATCCACAGGTTCATCGACAATTTTTTGCGAAGTTTTAGTGCCTACATCATATTTATATAAATATGCCTGATTTTTTTCCCCTTCAATGTAGATAAGCTCGGTATCCTGATTTCGTAATACCGGAAATGATATTTTTTTATCGGCGGTCATGATTTCTGTCATTTTGCCATCACTGACTTTGAGTACCGCATACTTCTCTGCATTGCGTCGTTTGGCTGCGCAGATAAAATCTTGCTCCCGTATGGTTGGGAAACTCAATTCTTCATATTCCGTTTGCTCACAATCAAGAAACTTCTCAAGTTTGAGAGGCTTTCCGAGGGAAAGTGAATAGATACTTCCAGCTTCGTTCTCCCAGTCGTGGTTATAGGAAATGCTTCCTATTAAGGTGCCTTCCAATTTGATAAATCCCCCAAAGCGCCAATATAGCCACAATGAAGTTGATCCTATCACTATAATAAAAAGTACGAACAAAGATAATTTTTTCGATTTCATATTCACCTTCTCCACCTTAAATACGTTTACAAGATTATAAGAACCTATATTCTTATAATCTTGTAATCTTTTATTCTTTGGTTATCAAATATCGGCTTGATTTTATAATGTTCAAGTATTGGGTCAATAATTTCTCTATTTCTGCTATTATTTTTTATCTAAGCTGTTCTGCACTACAGCAGCAGCTGTACCGGACGGGTCAACTTTGTTCAGCGCCGCTGTGACGGCGGCCCGTCCAATATTGTTCATGACTCCCGCCTGCGACCCTGTACTTACAAAGTCGCCTGATACTCCAGCCGCGGCCGCACTGGGAACTGCGGCAGACATTGGATCGCTTTCTACTTTCACATCGTCAATCGTATCTGCTTTTTGACGGATTACAATAGTAAAGTTTCCTATACCCGATTGACTGCTGTATGCTTCTTTATAGTCTACGACAAATGCTTTATCTAATGTTATAGTGCGTTTCGGCGTAACCTCAACCTGTACTGTTACTTTGCGATACGCTTCTTCTTTCTCGGCTGGAACCTGCGCCCATTTGAATAACTGGACTGTCTCACTGTTCGCACCACCTTGGTCAGCGTGAAGTTTTCCCGATATAACCAGTGTCATATAGTTGTTGGTGGATTTTGCCCGTGAATCACCTGGCGACGATAATGCTGCCTGTATATTACCAATAATGTTCTTGTCATAGGTCAATGTCTCCTGACCTTCGATCTTTAGGTTAAATCCCATAGTATCCCCTCCACTTTTTTATATAACGTTATAGACATTTTTTTATCTTATTTAATCAAAATTCTATTGAATTTTGTAATTTCCACCTTTATTTTTGACTGCATTCTTAATTTGTTCATATATTTTTTTAATCGCCAGTGTCCCTACCATCGCAACACCAAAGAATGCAAATGTTGCCAGGTACATAATCCCTGTCATAATCACATTCCAAAAAGATGGTACCATAGCAAAACTTTTCATGGCTTCTCCTACACGATATGCAGCCATTCCATAACTGATTGGAATATCTTCTTTGTAATCCACAACTGCCCCTATTGAGAACCAAATCCCATGAACAATATGGAAAAGACAGCTTGCGCAAAAAAACAATAATAAACGTTTTTTTAAGGGAAAGCTTACAGTTACCATCGCCCCCCAGATGGATATTGCAAACATAAAAAATTGGAATCTACTTTGTTTTGACGGATCAGAAAATACAATCACATCATTCCAAGCATCTACTCTATCCAGAATGATGAGGAAGAAAGCAATTATAGCAAACAGTACGATTTTTATTATTTCTCTCATTTTCATCATACGACTTTACTTCCCTCCCGTTGTCTCGTACCAGTTTGGGTGGAGTTTTGCAGTCAGATGATTCTTCTTTCTATATCTGAGGGGTTAACAACTCGGTAAAGCAACAGAATTATTAATGAACCTAGAACAATAAAAAAACCTATCCCAATAAATACCAGTCTCAGCGCTGCCCGCGTTAATGGGTACGATGGAGATCACTCCGTCTTCAGCTTCTTATTGTTATGGTGACCGAGCTTATATTCAAAAAATTAATACGAAATTTATAACCCTATCAATACTGCTTTATATACTCTTCCCAAGTATTCGGGTGAATCTTTTTAATCTCTTTCAGCCTATCACTTGGAATCTTAGTATCCCAATAATTTACACCCTGCCAGGCAAATTCCTCAACAATCTCCATTTTCATCTTATATTCTTGTGATCCGATAGCAACAATCCAATCCCTTAATATGTCCACCGGAAAGAACTTTTCATTCGGGTCTTCATTGCCATAAGTTTCACTTCTGTAATATGGTTCCGATACTTTTGCTTTCTTTTCAGCAATCAAATAATGGGCATATGCATTTCTTTCTAATGCCGGCCCTCCTGCGAATAATGCTTTTACTGCAGCCGTTTTCCCGCTTTTCATTTTATGGTTAATATCAGCTCCGGCTTCTACTAAAGCTTTTGTTTTCTCAATACCACATCCAATAGATTGCATTAATATACTGGTGCCAGGCTTCATACCATGTTCATGACCAATATAAATCCAATTAGGGTCAGCACCATATTTCAGCAGCAGCTTGACATATTTCGGATCCTTTTTGGCAACGGTATCCACCCAGGAAAAACCTGCTGCTACTGAAAGTGGTGTTTCTTCTGAATAGGTCTCATACCTTACAGATGCGATATTCGGGTCGGCGCCACATTGTAATAATGCTTCTGCAGAATTATATTTCTCCATTCCGACCGCCCATAGCAGCAAAGTCAATTTGTACTTAGGATCCTGATAATTCAATAGTTCCGGTTTATCTTTTGCTAGTTTTTCTATGGCTGCCGTGTTTTGTTCCTTTACCGCGATTGCCAATTCCCAAACAGGAGTATCCTTGAAAATATTGATATTCGTCATTTTATATTCTCCCTTCACGCTTTCACTCTCTTGGCTATGACATCCGGATAATAGAACAGAAAAAAGGATCAGCAACATGGGGGTTATAAAGAATAACTTTTTATTCATTGTCTAGTTTTCTCCCCCTTTTTCTTTAATCCCATCTATTACTGCATCCATCGAATGATTTTTAGCTGCATTTTCAACATTCGTCTTTTAGCTTCTTATTGTTATGGCGACCGAGCTTACATTCAAATCATGCATACGCAATGTATAACCCTATCAATACTGCTTTATATACTCTTCCCAAGTATTCGGGTGAATCTTTTTAATCTGTTTCAGCCTATCACTTGGAATCTTAGTATCCCAATAATTCACACCCTGCCGGGCAAATTCCTCAACAATCTCCATTTTCATCTTATATTCTTGGGATCCGATAGCAACGATCCAATCCCTTAATATATCTACCGGAAAAAACTTTTTATTCGGGTCTTCGTTGCCATAATTTTTACGTCTGTAATAGGGTTCCGACACATTTGCTTTTTTTTCAACAATCAAATAATGGGCATATGCATTTCTTTCTACTGCCGGTCCCCCTGCTAATAATGCTTGTACTGCAGCTGTGTTCCCTCTTTTCGTTTTATGGTTAATATCCGCCCCGGCTTCTACTAACGCTTTTGTTTTCTCAATACCGCATCCAATAGATTCCATTAATATACTGGTGCCCGGTTCCATACCATGTTCATGACCAATATAAATCCAATTCGGGTCAGCGCCATATTGTAGCAGCAGCTTGACATATTTCGGATCCTTTTTGGCATCGTTATCCACCCAGGAAAAACGTGTTGCTAATGAAAGGGGAGTTTGTTCGGAATAGGTCTCATACCTTACAGATGCGATATTCGGGTCGGCGCCACATTGTAATAATGCTTCTGCCGAATTGTATTTCTCCATTCCGACCGCCCATAGCAGTAACGTCAGTTTGTACTTGGGATCCTGGTAATTGAGTAGCTCCGGTTTATCTTTTGTTAGTTTTTCTATGGCTGCCGTGTTTTGTTCCTTTACCGCGACTGCCAATTCCCACACGGGCGTATCCTTGAAGATATTAATATTCGTCATTTTATAGTCTCCCTTCGCGCCTTCACTCTCTTGGCTATGACATCCGGATAATAGAACAGAAAAAAGGATCAGCAACATGGGGGTTATCAATAATAACTTTTTATTCATTGTCTAGTTTTCTCCCCCTTTTTCTTTAATCCCATCTATTACTGCATCCATGGAATGATTTTTAACTGCATTTTCACCATTTGTCACTGGATTCCACGTGTTAGTAGGGTATTGTGCAGGTAAATACTCCACGCTTCCAATTGGTTTTGAAAACCAGCCTTCAGCAGAGTGTAAAATTTCACCATCGACAATATGTGCAGTCATTGAAGCAGAATAGTTTGAACCATTTGGGGTATAAGCATCTACATTAACAGCTGCAGGATTAAATAGTATCGCATTTTTGTTAGTTTCCACTGCGTTAGCTGCCGCTTCCGCACCACCCTTGGAATGACCGACAAAGGTTATATTGGCGTCAGAATGATCTTTAACAAAGTTCTTTGAATAGGCTAATGAATTCCGCACATCGTCTGACGCGCCAAAAGGCTGTTTAATATTATCATCTCCATCTTCACTCCAAGACCAATCTCGTGTTCCTCTGTTCACCAGCGTATATTCCATTTTCTTTTCCTCTCCCTCTCCTACCGTCCTCGCATATACGCCGATTCTCATACTTTCTTTTTCCTCAGCATCATCCAACTGCCAACCTCCGGGTAAGGTATCTTGTTTTGCCTCCTCAAGGGATTTGGTAAAATACACGTGATCTGCCATTTCTGCGGCTTCCATTACAGTGGGTCCGCCTGCTGTACCTGACGGATTCACCGCCGCTGCGGCAGCGGCGATTGCCTCCACTTCATCGCCGGCGGCTTCGTTGCGGTCACCCAGCTCAGCGCTGCCCGCGTTAATGACGATAGAGATGACGCCACCTTTGACGCAGGTTAGTTTGCTCTGTTCAATTAGGGCCGGTGCGCCCTCCAGGATATGTTTCTTGTTGACGTTGATCCAGGCCAGCGGCGTTACGGGCGAGCAGGGCAATTTTGTTGCGGCGCAGAAGCCGTATTTCAGAATATGCTGACCCGGTTTGTGATCGTTGGCGTTTAACAGTGGCTCTAGGCCCGGCGTATAGGCGACGCCGTGATCGACAGGCAGGTTCAGCAGATTTTCCGAACTGCCCTTGCTGCATTTGGATTTGGTTCCCCGAGGAATATACGCGGGTCCTGATGCGGTGGTTGACATGTTATTCCCTCACTTTCACCCGTTCCAGGCCGGCTGCCAGCGGTCTTCTTCTTAAGATGCTTTCGGCGGCGGCGAGGGATACGAGCCAGATTTCTTCGACGAGTCCGGCCACTTTGAGAATGTGTTTACCCCGGACGGCGTCTTCTTTCACCACGAGTTCCTCCACGATACCGGTATCGTAAATTTTGGCCGTATCGTGCAGGCACTCAGTCGGTTCGATATAGGGAATCCAGTAGAGCGGCACCGGCGACTTTACGCCTTGATCCGCGTCAAAATCGAGGGGGTAGAGCTGGACGCCCTTAAACTGTAGCTGGGGTTCGAGAAGCGAGAACAGATCCCGGAACCGGTCGGCGATCATAAAGCAGGGCGATTGGAGCATATCGCAAATTTCAAGCCCTATATCGGGTTGATAGTAGGAGACGACCAAGTCCTCCATTCTGGTAAAGACGGCCCGATCCATTTTGTAGGGATAGTATTCCCGATCGAGATTCTCGATGACAATGGGATTGGATACGATATGGCTTTGGGAAAGCCGAAAATATTCGTCTGTCATGTTATTTCTCCCCGCTTTCCGTCGTTTGGACTGCGGCCAGTTCCTGAAAATCGGAATCCGTATAGTCGCCGCCCTCGATTTCCATTTCCGTCAGCAACGAGTCTGTCAGCAGAGCGCCCGGAAAGCGGCAGTTTATAAGCTGCACATCTTCCAGCGTACAACTGGCGAATTCCAGGCTGCGGTAGACATCGTTTCTTTCATTGTCACGGCGCAGCGGTTCGGCCAGCACGTCCCGGAACTCAACTTCACTAAGCCGCGTATCCAGAAACAGCGCGCCGGACAACTGGACCTGTGTAAACAAGGTGCGCGCAAAGCGGCAGTTGGCAAAGGTGACATCGCTGAGATCAACGTCATCAAAGGTGCAGTCTTCGAAGGCGCAATCCTGGAACCGACTGAGGCTCAGATCCAGCCTGGTAAATGTTTTTTTGTGGTAGCGACATTTTTCGTAGGTGCGAAACCGCAGGGAATCGTCGGTACTGCAATTAAAAATGTCAATGGGCGGCAGAAGGGCAAACACCGCGCCCTGCCAGTCCTGGTACTCGCCAAACAGGATGTAGAATTCGTCCTCGCGCCTAAGTGCGCCGAGCGCCGGGGATGCGGCGAGGTCCTGCAGCCAGTATTTGAGCTTCGTGTACAGGCCGTAGGCAAGCAGCCGGACAGATTGCCAGCCCAAGCTTTCAAGATGGGCGCTCCGTACCCAGGTCCGCTGGTTTTTTGCCGCTTCCGTCAGGGCTTCTTCGTGGAAACGCCAATGGGCAAACAGCCAGGCAGCGTCAATGTATTCGCTGTAAAAAGGGTCGGCTACCGGCCACTCGCTGCTGTAAAAGTCAAGGCGCAGTTTGGTTTCGCCAAAGTGGACGGCGGTGTACAGCACCGATATAGACAGATAGGCAGCCGGCGGCAAGCCTTCTAGCTGGCGCCGCGCCGCGTTTTCCATCGCGCTTTCCACGGCCGCCACGCAGGTTGCGGCGGCGGCCTCTTTGGCAAGATCCCGCAGGGTGTCGGCCAGCAGCTTACCTGCCAGTGGGACATAGTGCTCCGCCTGGAATGCGGCGACAACATCTTTCATGGGTTCCGTCTCCTTTCATTAGGTGATGACGACGTCCTTGGCCGCCAGGGTAATCTGGTCTGGCAGCATGTTGATGAACGATTCGCCCGATTTAAGCAGGATCTGTTCTTTGGCCAGCACCTGGATGTCTTTTTTGGCTTGTACGGTGACGTTGGCTTCCGATTCGACGGTGATATTCTGGGCGGAGACGATCTTGATACCGTCGTCCTGCGTCAGGTCAATGAATATTTTCTGATGCTGGCAGATGATATACAGCCCTCCGTCCGTCATCAGGAGTTCTTTGCCGCTGGGAGCTTTGAGGCTTTTATGGCGCGGGTTGGCCAGCGGAGCCGTATTAATCGAGCTGGCGGCAAAACCATCCGCTTCATTTTTGGAAGGAAACATGATGCGGACGTAATCACCGATTTCCGGCATGCAGTACCAGCCGCTGCCGTCGCTGCTGGAGTAGGCGGTCGAATAGGGAAACCACCAGTCACCGCTGCCGTCGTACTCTTTGTCAATCTCGATAAGATGCACTTTGACGGTATCGCGCTGCACGTCTTTAACTTGGCCGATCAGCACCCGGCCGGCGCAGGCGGTGTTGGACACCTGGGGCGCGACAAAGCCGGTTTTTCCGGCCAGGAGGTATTCCATTTCCAAAATACCGTCTACAAGCCGGGCTTCCACTCCCTTGACGCGGCACTCGCTGCCGTTGATGGAGATTATGTCACCGAGGTAGACATAGTCGTAGGACCGGGCGATCAAGGCGGAAAAATCCTGTCGCAGCGCCTCGCCGCCATCTGCCATGTAGTTCTCAGTAACCTGGTTGT
Proteins encoded in this window:
- a CDS encoding pentapeptide repeat-containing protein, with amino-acid sequence MKDVVAAFQAEHYVPLAGKLLADTLRDLAKEAAAATCVAAVESAMENAARRQLEGLPPAAYLSISVLYTAVHFGETKLRLDFYSSEWPVADPFYSEYIDAAWLFAHWRFHEEALTEAAKNQRTWVRSAHLESLGWQSVRLLAYGLYTKLKYWLQDLAASPALGALRREDEFYILFGEYQDWQGAVFALLPPIDIFNCSTDDSLRFRTYEKCRYHKKTFTRLDLSLSRFQDCAFEDCTFDDVDLSDVTFANCRFARTLFTQVQLSGALFLDTRLSEVEFRDVLAEPLRRDNERNDVYRSLEFASCTLEDVQLINCRFPGALLTDSLLTEMEIEGGDYTDSDFQELAAVQTTESGEK
- a CDS encoding ankyrin repeat domain-containing protein, producing the protein MNKKLFFITPMLLILFSVLLSGCHSQESESVKGEYKMTNINIFKDTPVWELAIAVKEQNTAAIEKLAKDKPELLNYQDPKYKLTLLLWAVGMEKYNSAEALLQCGADPNIASVRYETYSEETPLSVAAGFSWVDTVAKKDPKYVKLLLKYGADPNWIYIGHEHGMKPGTSILMQSIGCGIEKTKALVEAGADINHKMKSGKTAAVKALFAGGPALERNAYAHYLIAEKKAKVSEPYYRSETYGNEDPNEKFFPVDILRDWIVAIGSQEYKMKMEIVEEFAWQGVNYWDTKIPSDRLKEIKKIHPNTWEEYIKQY
- a CDS encoding ankyrin repeat domain-containing protein, with the translated sequence MNKKLLLITPMLLILFSVLLSGCHSQESEGAKGDYKMTNINIFKDTPVWELAVAVKEQNTAAIEKLTKDKPELLNYQDPKYKLTLLLWAVGMEKYNSAEALLQCGADPNIASVRYETYSEQTPLSLATRFSWVDNDAKKDPKYVKLLLQYGADPNWIYIGHEHGMEPGTSILMESIGCGIEKTKALVEAGADINHKTKRGNTAAVQALLAGGPAVERNAYAHYLIVEKKANVSEPYYRRKNYGNEDPNKKFFPVDILRDWIVAIGSQEYKMKMEIVEEFARQGVNYWDTKIPSDRLKQIKKIHPNTWEEYIKQY
- a CDS encoding DUF4280 domain-containing protein, which gives rise to MSTTASGPAYIPRGTKSKCSKGSSENLLNLPVDHGVAYTPGLEPLLNANDHKPGQHILKYGFCAATKLPCSPVTPLAWINVNKKHILEGAPALIEQSKLTCVKGGVISIVINAGSAELGDRNEAAGDEVEAIAAAAAAVNPSGTAGGPTVMEAAEMADHVYFTKSLEEAKQDTLPGGWQLDDAEEKESMRIGVYARTVGEGEEKKMEYTLVNRGTRDWSWSEDGDDNIKQPFGASDDVRNSLAYSKNFVKDHSDANITFVGHSKGGAEAAANAVETNKNAILFNPAAVNVDAYTPNGSNYSASMTAHIVDGEILHSAEGWFSKPIGSVEYLPAQYPTNTWNPVTNGENAVKNHSMDAVIDGIKEKGGEN